The sequence below is a genomic window from Acetobacteroides hydrogenigenes.
ATTAACTTCTTCTATTTAGGCAAAAGAAAAAGCCCGGAGCAATCCGGGCTTTTTGCGTATACTTGTAGCCAAACATTCGGCGTATGACCTTCGATAAGCTATCGTTCTTCGAGCAGGTGTACCAGGTGGTGGAGCTTATTCCCGAGGGGAGGGTTACCTCCTACGGGGCTATTGCCCGCTACCTGGGTACGGGACGCTCGTCGCGCATGGTAGGCTGGGCCATGAATGCCAGCCATACCTGTGACCGCTACATCCCCGCCCATCGGGTGGTAAACCGTAACGGGCTGCTAACCGGCAAGCACTGCTTCGGTAGCCCAACGGCTATGGAGGAGCTCCTACGAGCAGAAGGTATCGAGGTTGTCGACGATAAGATCGTCGGCTTCGGGCGCTACTTCTGGGACCCCTCCGTAGAGCTGGACATTAGCTAGCCTTGCTGCTGAAGTACTTCACCTTTATGAAGGTGTAGATGGGCGGAACCAGCGATATGGCGATGATGGCGAATACCACCAGCGTAAAGTTCTGCTTTATGGTAGGGATATTGCCAAAGAAGTTTCCGGCATAGGTAAACAGCACCACCCACAGCACGTTCCCAATCAGGCTGAAGCTGAAGAAGCGCAGGTACTTCATCTTACCGATACCCGCCACAAAGGGGGCAAAGGTGCGGACGATGGGCATAAAGCGCGCCACGATGAGCGTGGTCTTACCGTGCTTCTCGTAGAAGGCGTGGGTTTGGTCGATGTACTTTCGCTTAATCAGCTTGTAGTTCCTTTCGTACACCCGGTCGCCAATAAGGTGGCCAATCCAGTAGTTGGTGTTGTCGCCCAGCACGGCCGCGCACAGGAGCGTTGGCACCAGCAGGTTTACGTCTATAGGGTTGCCCTCCATGGCCGAGATGGCTCCGGCGGCAAACAGCAGCGAGTCGCCGGGCAGGAATGGCGTTACCACCAAGCCCGTTTCGCAGAAAATAATGGCGAAAAGGATAAGGTAGGTCCACGTTTGGTAGTCGGTAACGATCTCGAGCAGGTGTTTGTCGATATGCAGGATAAAATCGATGAGCTGTTGAATAAGGTCGAGCATGTCAAATAGTATTTTTTCTGATTGCTATACGGTTAGCTGTAGCGCACAATTGCGCTGTAAAGGTATCCATCTAACCCATTCGTGGTTTTGGCTGCCTACACTATTTATAGGATTGTAGCAGTTATTTGCAAAGAGCAGCAGGGGAAAAGCCTACTCCGCCTTTGGGGTGCGCACGTAGTGGGGCATCTCGAAGGGGATAACGAACGAGAACTCCACCAGCCCGGCCACCTCGCCATCCTTGTACCAGGGCGTTTGGTAGATGATCTTCTTCACGTCACCCTTTTCGATGGTGTAGGCGTTGGTTTCGGCGTTGGCAATTAGTCGGCCGATAATCTCCTGCGAGCTGGCCTTGTGGCAGCCCATCATGTTTTTACCCACCATACTGCCAAAAACCTCGGCAGCCTTATCGTTCATGTAAAGCACGTTTCCCTCGGTGTCGCTAACGGTGATGCTCCCACCTATGGTCTTAAAGAAATCGAATTCCATTGTTTAGATATTAGGATTAGCACTCATGGTATCAAGACACAAGACACACGATGTGAATGCTAGTCGTGATACGTGACACCATCGATGCTGAGTATTTACGGATGCGAAATTAATCCTATTTACGATAAAGGTAGCGCACAAAGTGGCTTTACGTCGGTTTTAACAATAACTTTGGATTTACGATATTCTCAAACTAAACTATAAGTGATATGTCTTCGAGTAAGCTAAACGAAGAGGCGCTGAGCTATCATGCTCAGGGCAAACCAGGAAAGATAGAGGTTGTTCCAACAAAGCCATACAGCACGCAGCGCGATTTGGCGTTGGCCTACTCTCCAGGAGTAGCGGCGCCGTGCCTTGCCATAGAGGAAAATCCCGACGATGCCTACAAGTACACCGCCAAGGGTAATCTGGTAGCGGTAATATCCAACGGTACGGCGGTGCTGGGCTTGGGCAACATTGGCGCGCTAGCCGGCAAACCGGTAATGGAGGGTAAAGGGCTTCTCTTCAAGATATTTGCTGATATTGATGTTTTCGACATTGAGGTAGATCAAACCGATGTCGACAAGTTTGTGGAGACGGTAAAAGCTATTGCTCCAACTTTTGGGGGTATAAACCTGGAGGATATTAAGGCGCCCGAGTGCTTCGAGATAGAGGAGCGCCTAAAGAACGAGCTCGACATCCCCGTAATGCACGACGACCAGCACGGTACGGCCATCATATCGTCTGCAGCGCTGCTTAACGCGCTCGACATTGCCAAAAAGAAGATCGACAAGATACGCCTAGTGGTTAACGGAGCCGGAGCTTCGGCTGTTGCCTCTACCAAGCTATACATGGAGCTGGGCGTACGCAAGGAGAACATCGTAATGTGCGACAGCAAGGGCGTTATCCGCACCTCGCGCAAGAACCTTTCGGGCGCTAAGGCCTTTTTTGCTACCAACAGGGATATCGATACGCTGGAGGATGCGCTGGTAGATGCCGACGTATTCCTTGGGCTATCGGCTGCCGATGTGCTTACCCCCGAAATGGTGCGCAGCATGGCATCGAGCCCTATTGTCTTTGCTCTTGCCAACCCCAACCCCGAGATCAGCTACGAGCTGGCCATGGCATCGCGTCCCGACATCATCTTTGCAACTGGCCGATCGGACTACCCCAACCAGGTGAACAACGTGCTGGGATTTCCTTATATCTTCCGTGGGGCGCTGGATGTACGCGCAACCAGCATCAACGAAACCATGAAGATTGCCGCTGTTAAGGCTCTTGCCGCTTTGGCTAAGGAGCCGGTGCCCGATGTGGTATCCATTGCCTACAACAACAATAAGATTGTTTACGGGCGCGAGTACCTTATCCCTAAGCCGCTAGATCCTAGGCTTATCTCTACCATATCGGTTGCGGTGGCCAAGGCGGCTATCGAATCGGGGGTGGCGCGCAAAACCATCGACGATTGGGATGCCTATGCGTTCGACCTCGAGCGCCGTATGGGGCACGACAACAGGCTAACCCGGACGCTGCGCGATAAGGCTAAGTGCTGCGCTAAGCGTATTGTGTTTGCCGAAGGGGGAAACATCAACATACTGCGTGCCGCACAAAATGTGCTTAATGATAGGATTGGCATTCCAATTCTGCTCGGCAGCAAGGAAAAGATTACCGAAACCATAAAGGAGAACAACCTAGACCTTCAGGGCGTAGAAATCGTCGAGTTCTTTGGAGAAGAGGAGCGTAGCCGTCGCGAGCGCTATGCCAAGATGTACCATCGCAAGCTCGAGCGTAACGGGATTATCTACTCCGAGGCGGCAGAGCGCATGTACAACCGCGACTACTTTGGCACCATGATGGTGGAGGCTGGCGATGCCGATGCCTTCATTTCGGGGTATGCCAAGCGCTACGCCTATACGGTTGCTCCGGCGCTCGAATACTACAACATGAAGGAAACTGGAAGCCGCTTGGCTGGCCTATACATTGTGATGACCAAGCGTGGCCCATTCTTCTTTGCCGACTCGAGCACGATGAATCCAGAGCCAACGCCGCTCGATTTGGTAAATACCACCCTGCTAGTGGCCGACGAGGTGCGCTCGTACGGCATTGAGCCCCGCATTGCGCTGCTTTCCAACTCCAACTTTGGTTCGGTGAGCGAGGGTAGCCCCGCCGTAGCCCACGAGGCGGTAAGGCTGCTGCATGCCCACTACCCCGAGATTATGGTGGATGGCGAGATGCAGGTACGCTTTGCCCTAAACGCCGAAAAGCGAATGGCGCAGTATCCGTTCTCTAAGCTAAAGGATATGGAGGTAAACGTACTGGTATTCCCTAACTTTGCGGCCAGCAACATAGGCTACAAGCTGATGCAGGATTTGGCCAGCTTCGAGGTTATAGGGCCGGTGCTGTTGGGTATGCCTAAGTCTATTCACGTAGTGCCCATAGACAGCAGCGTTCGCGAGATTGTAAACATGGCTACCATAGCCGCCGTCGACGCTCAGCGCACCAACCGTGCCGAGTGGCTCACCATCGATCCTACGATATAGACCAATAGAACTTTTTCTTAAATAAAACGCCCACCCGGTACTGCACCGGGTGGGCGTTTCTCTATTCTGTTTCTGCGGAGTGTTTTTAGGAGGAATGCCTTACCGTACAATCCCGGGAATGGATATTCCGGTGATGTTACGGTAGAGCTCGAGGGCATACACATCGGTCATGCCCGAGATGAAGTCTACAACGGTCATCAGCTGCTTGTAGGTGGTGGCGCCGCTGTTGTGGTACTGCTCAGGGATGCGTGAGATGAGCTTCTTAGAGAGCTGTCGCTTGGGATGAAGCATCGCCTGGGTGTACTCGTGGCATAGCGTCGACAGGATGCGGTGCCCCGCAATCTCTATTTCGACAACGGTGTTATGGTTGTAGATCTTTTGAATGGAGAGCTGGGTAATGCGCTCGGCTGCGTCGAGGTAGGTTTTGGGCAGCTGCTTAACCAGAGGCAGTACCGCTTCGCCTTGCTCTATTTTGGTGATGTTATTCATAAATGCCAACGCGCACTCTTGGATCAGCTTGCTGATAGCAACAGCCCTCAGGTAGGCGATACGCTCGTTGGGGTCGGTAACGATGGCTAGGTTGTCGTGGAGTTCTGTGCTGCTTTCCTCGTCGGAGGCGAGGGGAAGAAGTAGGTTGAATACCTCTTCGCCGGATAGAATGGCGAGCTTGTGGGCATCCTCTAGGTCCATCAGTAGGTAGCAGATGTCGTCGGCTGCCTCCACCAGGTAGGTCAGCGGGTATCGGGCAACGCGCAGCGGATCGTTGTCAATAATATGCATCCCTAGGGCTGTGGCCATGCGGCGTACCAGTTCCTTCTCAGATTGGAAGAATCCAAACTTATTCTTATCGGTTAGCGCCGATTCGTAGGGGTACTTAATAATGGAGGCCAGCGTAGAGTAGCTAAGCCCAAATCCTCCAGCACGTCTACCGTTGAGTTGGGCGGTGAGCAGGCGCAGCGCGTTGGCGTTGCCGTCGAAGTAGATCAGGTCGTGCCACTCGCCCTTGGTAAGCAAGCCCTGATTATAGAGATGCTCGCAATTATCCTTAAAGTAACCCGATATGATGGTTTCGCCGGCATGCCCAAAAGGTGGGTTACCCATGTCGTGCGCCAGGCAGGCGGCTGCCACTATGTGGGGAATCTCGGCCAGCTGGGGTAGGTTGGGGTAGAGGTTTAGCAGCTCGTCGGCAACCAGCGATCCGAGGGTGCGGCCCACCGAGGCAACCTCCAGCGAGTGCGTAAGGCGGTTGTGTACGAACACCGCCCCTGGCAGCGGAAACACCTGTGTCTTATTCTGCATCCTTCGGAATGCCGAAGAGAAGATCAGGCGGTCGTAATCGCGCTGAAAGTGCGAGCGCCCAATGGTGGGCGTGGTGGTCGAGGTGCTGGTTTCTTTTCCAGTGCGTATGCCGCTTATAAGGTTACTCCACATAGTCTATTTATTAGTATCAAGACTTTAGACGTTAGATTTTAGATTCTCAACACAGATGTTGTAATTGGTACCTTCTGCGATGTCTGCGTTTTATCTCTTCTGTTTAACTTCAGAATAACTCCCGATTAACTTCCGTCTAAGTTCTTTATGTACGGCAAAGATAGCCATACTCGTCAACAAACCTTTTCGGCACTTTACTATCAAGCAACTTTATTTGTACATTTAGAGTCGAATTAACATAAAAGTTGTAACCGAGATGTACGCTAAGCGTCTATCGAGTAAACAACCAAAAATTAGAATCATGGATGCAGGATCTTTAGCAATGCTAATCCCAATATTTGGGATAGTATTTGGAAATGCACTCGCATTTGGAATCATCTACTTCGCAATAATGACGCGAAATAGGGAGCGAATGGCGCTTATCGAAAAAGGAGCTACAGCCGAGGAAATCTACCAAAGCCGCAAAGTATCGAAGTACTCTGCGCTTAAGAATGGGCTTTTCTTAATTGGTATCGCGGTTGGATTAATCGTAGCAGCAATTGTGGCTGCCACAACGTTGCTAAACCCGGTTGCGGTTTACTTCGCGTTTATACTACTATTTGGTGGACTAGGATTGGTTATCTTCTACCTTATCTACACAAAAAATGAGCGTAACCAGCCTAGAAGCGACTTCTGATCTTATCCTTGTGCAAAGGGCAAAGGAGAACAACTCCCCTGCAGTAGCCGAGCTTATCAACCGCTACAAGGGGATGGTGTACACCATTGCCCTAAAGGTGCTAAAGGATAGAGATGAAGCCGAAGAGGTTGCGCAGGAGGCTTTTGTAAAGGCCTTCACCAAGCTCAACCTTTTTAGGATGGATTGCAGCTTTTCTTCGTGGCTCTACCGCATAGCCTACAACACGGCCATTTCGCGAACGCGCGAAAAGAAGCGCGAGCAGGAATACCAGCAGGAGACGGTAGCCACCGAATCGTTCGAGCAGCAGGCTAAAGCATTTAGTACGCTCGAACAAGACGATCGGAAACGGTATCTAAACCAGGCGATGCAGCAGCTCGATAGCGACGATAACCTGCTACTTATACTTTTCTACTACGATGGAAAATCGCTGGAAGAGATCTCGCAGATTACCGGTTATTCCGATTCCAACGTTAAGGTAAAGCTTTACCGGGCAAGGAAAAAGCTGCACGAAGAGCTCGAAAAAATACTACGTAACGAAACTAAAACACTTCTTTAGTCATGTTAAGCGACGACAAATTCTTACACGATATACTTTCCAACGGCATCGAGCAACCATCCTCCAGCTTCACCAGTAAGGTGATGAAGGAGTTGGCAAAGGCACAGGTAAAGAAGGAAAAGCAGGTTGAAATACCATCTGTAATAGTATGGATGGCTGTGCTATTCCCAATTTTTGCACTTACCATAAGCCTCGAACCTATTTACAAGCAGGTTAGCATGGTGCTTCAGATTTTTGGACTCGACAAAGTGCTTACACAGGAGGCTATAGGCTACGCTTCTGTGGGAATACTAATATTTAGCCTTATTGACATTGTGCTTATTAAGTGGTTTGTAAAGAACGATAAGCGTGAAAATAGCAAGGGAGGCGCATTTCTTTCCATTTAGAGTTTTATGTATTAGCGGAATATGCTTACTTTGGGCTACTTTTTTAAAGGGTTATACCAAACTTTAGATAGCTACCAAAGATGAAGAAGATTCTTGTTGGATTGGGCATTGTTGCCATACTCCTAATTGCCATTCTAATTGTAAAGCCACGAATTGCCGAGAGCAAGTTCGAGAAAGCCGAGACGCTTTTTAAGCAAAAAAAGTATGAGCTGGCTATCGAGGGATACTCCTCGGCCATCGCATGGAGCGGTAAGGCACAGTACTACAATGCTAGAGGTCTAGCCTACGAGGCGCTTAAGAAGGATGGCGAAGCTTTAGCCGACTTCTTTAAGGCTACCGAACAAGATGGTTCTGTTGCAGCCTTTTGGGCAAACCTTGGGGGGGCACAGCGCAGGTTGGGCAAGGTTGAAGAAGCGCTTACTAGCGTAAACAAATCGCTCGCTCTCGACTCTTTAAACTCTAAAGCCTTTTTCAATAGGGGATTAATAAAAGCTGCAAAGCACGACTTTAATGGTGCTATCGCAGACTATACAAAGTCGATAGAGCTAGATGGCACCAATCTTGAGGCTTATTATAGCCGAGCTAACTCGCTAATCAACATCAACGATTTTAAGAGCGCCGTAGGCGACTACGACAAGTTTTTGGGAAGCGGAAAGGAAAGCTTTGACGCCTACAAGCAACGAGGCCTCTTTAAGAATAGCTTAAAGGATTACAAGGGTGCTATTGCAGATTTAAGCAAAGCAGCAGCAATCAACAGCACCGATGCGCAGGTGTTCTACGAACTCGGATTGGCCTACTCCAACTCTAAGGGGCTTGCCAAGGCAATGGAAAGCTACTCGAGGGCCATTAGGCTAAACCCAAAGTATAGCGAGGTTTACTACAGCCGTGGCATGGAATACCTATATCAGAATAGCTTTAAGAACTCAATAGCCGATCTTAACCAAGCGATTAAGTACAATCCGAAATTCTTAAAGGCTGTGTAT
It includes:
- a CDS encoding MGMT family protein — encoded protein: MTFDKLSFFEQVYQVVELIPEGRVTSYGAIARYLGTGRSSRMVGWAMNASHTCDRYIPAHRVVNRNGLLTGKHCFGSPTAMEELLRAEGIEVVDDKIVGFGRYFWDPSVELDIS
- a CDS encoding DedA family protein translates to MQQLIDFILHIDKHLLEIVTDYQTWTYLILFAIIFCETGLVVTPFLPGDSLLFAAGAISAMEGNPIDVNLLVPTLLCAAVLGDNTNYWIGHLIGDRVYERNYKLIKRKYIDQTHAFYEKHGKTTLIVARFMPIVRTFAPFVAGIGKMKYLRFFSFSLIGNVLWVVLFTYAGNFFGNIPTIKQNFTLVVFAIIAISLVPPIYTFIKVKYFSSKAS
- a CDS encoding diguanylate cyclase, translated to MEFDFFKTIGGSITVSDTEGNVLYMNDKAAEVFGSMVGKNMMGCHKASSQEIIGRLIANAETNAYTIEKGDVKKIIYQTPWYKDGEVAGLVEFSFVIPFEMPHYVRTPKAE
- a CDS encoding NADP-dependent malic enzyme — its product is MSSSKLNEEALSYHAQGKPGKIEVVPTKPYSTQRDLALAYSPGVAAPCLAIEENPDDAYKYTAKGNLVAVISNGTAVLGLGNIGALAGKPVMEGKGLLFKIFADIDVFDIEVDQTDVDKFVETVKAIAPTFGGINLEDIKAPECFEIEERLKNELDIPVMHDDQHGTAIISSAALLNALDIAKKKIDKIRLVVNGAGASAVASTKLYMELGVRKENIVMCDSKGVIRTSRKNLSGAKAFFATNRDIDTLEDALVDADVFLGLSAADVLTPEMVRSMASSPIVFALANPNPEISYELAMASRPDIIFATGRSDYPNQVNNVLGFPYIFRGALDVRATSINETMKIAAVKALAALAKEPVPDVVSIAYNNNKIVYGREYLIPKPLDPRLISTISVAVAKAAIESGVARKTIDDWDAYAFDLERRMGHDNRLTRTLRDKAKCCAKRIVFAEGGNINILRAAQNVLNDRIGIPILLGSKEKITETIKENNLDLQGVEIVEFFGEEERSRRERYAKMYHRKLERNGIIYSEAAERMYNRDYFGTMMVEAGDADAFISGYAKRYAYTVAPALEYYNMKETGSRLAGLYIVMTKRGPFFFADSSTMNPEPTPLDLVNTTLLVADEVRSYGIEPRIALLSNSNFGSVSEGSPAVAHEAVRLLHAHYPEIMVDGEMQVRFALNAEKRMAQYPFSKLKDMEVNVLVFPNFAASNIGYKLMQDLASFEVIGPVLLGMPKSIHVVPIDSSVREIVNMATIAAVDAQRTNRAEWLTIDPTI
- the dgt gene encoding dGTP triphosphohydrolase, which produces MWSNLISGIRTGKETSTSTTTPTIGRSHFQRDYDRLIFSSAFRRMQNKTQVFPLPGAVFVHNRLTHSLEVASVGRTLGSLVADELLNLYPNLPQLAEIPHIVAAACLAHDMGNPPFGHAGETIISGYFKDNCEHLYNQGLLTKGEWHDLIYFDGNANALRLLTAQLNGRRAGGFGLSYSTLASIIKYPYESALTDKNKFGFFQSEKELVRRMATALGMHIIDNDPLRVARYPLTYLVEAADDICYLLMDLEDAHKLAILSGEEVFNLLLPLASDEESSTELHDNLAIVTDPNERIAYLRAVAISKLIQECALAFMNNITKIEQGEAVLPLVKQLPKTYLDAAERITQLSIQKIYNHNTVVEIEIAGHRILSTLCHEYTQAMLHPKRQLSKKLISRIPEQYHNSGATTYKQLMTVVDFISGMTDVYALELYRNITGISIPGIVR
- a CDS encoding DUF6249 domain-containing protein, giving the protein MDAGSLAMLIPIFGIVFGNALAFGIIYFAIMTRNRERMALIEKGATAEEIYQSRKVSKYSALKNGLFLIGIAVGLIVAAIVAATTLLNPVAVYFAFILLFGGLGLVIFYLIYTKNERNQPRSDF
- a CDS encoding RNA polymerase sigma factor, whose translation is MSVTSLEATSDLILVQRAKENNSPAVAELINRYKGMVYTIALKVLKDRDEAEEVAQEAFVKAFTKLNLFRMDCSFSSWLYRIAYNTAISRTREKKREQEYQQETVATESFEQQAKAFSTLEQDDRKRYLNQAMQQLDSDDNLLLILFYYDGKSLEEISQITGYSDSNVKVKLYRARKKLHEELEKILRNETKTLL
- a CDS encoding tetratricopeptide repeat protein produces the protein MKKILVGLGIVAILLIAILIVKPRIAESKFEKAETLFKQKKYELAIEGYSSAIAWSGKAQYYNARGLAYEALKKDGEALADFFKATEQDGSVAAFWANLGGAQRRLGKVEEALTSVNKSLALDSLNSKAFFNRGLIKAAKHDFNGAIADYTKSIELDGTNLEAYYSRANSLININDFKSAVGDYDKFLGSGKESFDAYKQRGLFKNSLKDYKGAIADLSKAAAINSTDAQVFYELGLAYSNSKGLAKAMESYSRAIRLNPKYSEVYYSRGMEYLYQNSFKNSIADLNQAIKYNPKFLKAVYSRGTAKAMSGDYKGSIADFDAAIKLNPKYASAFYNRAVSKGILGMHKEAIVDYNATLKLDPKQPEAYYNRGISRVNTNDMKGACSDFDAAIKMGYAPAKEMKIIYCGKI